In one Roseburia intestinalis L1-82 genomic region, the following are encoded:
- a CDS encoding glycoside hydrolase family 31 protein — MRVYEENNRLVIADGTLTLWLEPWGENSFRVRMTKEAQMDAHDWALTEEVKMCPLQVECKEVDTTDPWYKGEEFAKYHQTGKVYTVKNGKITAVISPEGWISYYNQKGELLTEEYWRNRNRINRYCVPLRIDARELKPIPGSTDYELTMRFEAFDDEKIFGMGQYQEKNLNKKGAMLELAHRNSQASVPFMVSSRGYGFFWNNPAIGTAVFGANKTEWYAKSTKKLDYFITAGDTPFEIEEQYSAATGRTPMMPEYGMGYWQCKLRYRNQDEILAVAREHKKRGLPMDAIVIDFFHWTMQGEFKFEPRDWPDPKAMVDELKSMGIETVVSVWPTVDERSENYGEMNDRGYLVTPDRGLSYHMSWMGNTVFYDATNPGAQKFVWEKCKENYYKNGIRCFWLDEAEPEYGPYDFDNYRYYEGPALQCSNVYPVGYAKGFYDGLKAEGEKDIMSLVRCAWAGSQKYGVLTWSGDVYSSFRSMREQLQAGLNMCVAGIPWWTSDIGGFLGGDIKDPAFKELLVRWFAWGAFCPVFRMHGERSPWYEREQEFIDGVRQLTSGQDNEVWSFGEDNYEILKKYLFIRERLRLYIRSCMEQASKTGAPVMRPLFFDFAEDKESWNVEDAYMFGPDLLVAPVMEAGATERRVYLPAGTKWTDAYTKKVYEGGNYVTVPAPIDVIPVFMREGISYPIYE, encoded by the coding sequence AGGCGAGGAGTTTGCAAAATATCATCAGACCGGAAAAGTTTACACCGTTAAAAATGGAAAAATCACGGCCGTGATCTCCCCGGAGGGATGGATCAGCTATTATAATCAGAAGGGAGAACTTCTGACCGAAGAGTACTGGAGAAACAGAAACCGGATCAACCGCTACTGTGTGCCGCTGCGCATTGATGCGAGAGAGTTAAAACCGATCCCGGGCAGTACGGATTACGAACTGACTATGCGTTTTGAGGCGTTTGATGATGAAAAAATATTTGGTATGGGACAGTACCAGGAGAAAAATCTGAATAAAAAAGGTGCAATGTTAGAACTGGCGCACAGAAACAGTCAGGCGAGCGTGCCGTTTATGGTCTCAAGCAGAGGCTATGGATTTTTCTGGAACAACCCGGCAATCGGAACAGCAGTTTTTGGTGCAAACAAGACAGAGTGGTACGCAAAGAGCACAAAAAAACTGGACTACTTTATTACGGCAGGAGATACACCGTTTGAAATCGAGGAACAGTATTCTGCGGCAACCGGAAGGACTCCGATGATGCCGGAATATGGTATGGGATACTGGCAGTGCAAACTGCGCTACCGCAACCAGGATGAAATCCTTGCAGTTGCCAGAGAACACAAAAAGCGCGGACTTCCGATGGATGCGATCGTGATCGACTTTTTCCACTGGACAATGCAGGGCGAGTTTAAATTTGAGCCGAGAGACTGGCCGGACCCGAAAGCGATGGTGGATGAGTTAAAGAGCATGGGAATCGAGACGGTTGTCTCTGTCTGGCCGACCGTGGATGAGCGCAGCGAAAACTATGGCGAGATGAACGACCGCGGATATCTTGTCACACCGGATCGTGGACTTTCCTATCATATGAGCTGGATGGGAAATACCGTATTTTACGATGCGACCAATCCGGGCGCGCAGAAATTTGTATGGGAAAAATGTAAGGAAAATTACTATAAAAACGGAATTCGCTGTTTCTGGTTAGATGAAGCGGAACCGGAGTATGGACCATATGATTTTGATAATTACCGCTATTATGAGGGACCGGCACTGCAGTGCAGCAACGTTTATCCGGTTGGCTATGCGAAAGGATTTTATGACGGATTGAAAGCGGAGGGAGAAAAAGATATCATGAGTCTGGTGCGCTGTGCATGGGCAGGCAGCCAGAAATATGGCGTTCTTACCTGGTCCGGGGATGTGTACTCGTCCTTCCGCTCCATGAGAGAGCAGCTGCAGGCAGGACTTAATATGTGCGTGGCTGGTATTCCGTGGTGGACATCGGATATCGGAGGCTTTCTTGGCGGGGATATCAAAGATCCGGCATTTAAAGAACTTCTGGTGCGCTGGTTTGCCTGGGGTGCATTCTGCCCGGTATTCCGTATGCATGGGGAGCGTTCTCCGTGGTACGAGAGAGAGCAGGAGTTTATCGATGGTGTGCGCCAGCTTACTTCCGGTCAGGATAATGAAGTGTGGAGTTTTGGGGAGGACAATTATGAGATCCTGAAAAAATATCTGTTTATCCGTGAACGTCTGCGACTATACATCCGTAGTTGCATGGAACAGGCAAGTAAAACGGGTGCACCGGTGATGCGTCCACTGTTCTTTGATTTTGCGGAGGATAAAGAGAGCTGGAACGTGGAGGATGCGTATATGTTCGGACCAGATCTTTTAGTGGCACCGGTCATGGAGGCAGGTGCGACAGAGCGCAGGGTATATCTCCCAGCAGGTACAAAATGGACGGATGCCTACACGAAAAAGGTATACGAGGGCGGAAATTATGTGACAGTACCGGCACCGATCGATGTGATTCCGGTATTTATGAGAGAGGGAATCTCTTATCCGATTTATGAATAA